The following proteins come from a genomic window of Methylorubrum populi:
- a CDS encoding SMP-30/gluconolactonase/LRE family protein has protein sequence MTETSPLPHRGIARRPLLGLGLLGALAPMRAREARASDDLSAVLDPSARVETLYDEGEWCEGPVWAPTLGGLIFSDVRRNRMMLIREGSRAEVFREPSNNANGNVIDGEGRLVTCEHRTSRVVRREADGAITVLAESHDGGRLNSPNDAVVARDGTIWFTDPTYGIDQAEEGTPRPSEQKGRFVFRLAPGSSLAVATDRFVQPNGLAFSPDERILYVSESGRREGAPAEIRAFDVADGRISGERRFASGFEGVPDGLKVDTDGRVYAGTGDGVRIWAADGRPLGHIPTEGPCANIAFGGADGRRLFLCAGRRVLTVETKVRGAAIRT, from the coding sequence ATGACGGAGACCTCGCCCTTGCCCCACCGCGGCATCGCCCGCCGACCTCTCCTGGGCCTCGGCCTCCTCGGCGCGCTCGCCCCCATGCGCGCCCGTGAGGCACGAGCCTCCGACGACCTTTCGGCCGTGCTCGATCCCTCCGCCCGGGTGGAGACCCTCTACGACGAAGGGGAGTGGTGCGAAGGGCCGGTCTGGGCGCCGACGCTCGGCGGCCTCATTTTCAGCGACGTGCGGCGCAACCGGATGATGCTGATCCGTGAGGGGAGCCGCGCCGAGGTGTTTCGCGAGCCGTCGAACAACGCCAACGGCAACGTCATCGACGGCGAGGGCCGCCTGGTTACCTGCGAGCACCGCACCTCGCGGGTGGTGCGTCGGGAGGCGGACGGCGCCATCACCGTGCTGGCGGAAAGCCACGACGGGGGACGGCTCAACTCTCCCAACGACGCGGTGGTGGCCCGTGACGGCACGATCTGGTTCACCGATCCCACCTACGGCATCGATCAGGCCGAAGAAGGCACGCCGCGCCCTTCCGAGCAGAAGGGCCGGTTCGTGTTCCGTCTGGCGCCCGGCAGCTCGCTCGCGGTCGCGACGGACCGGTTCGTGCAGCCCAACGGACTGGCCTTCTCGCCGGACGAGCGGATCCTCTACGTCAGCGAATCGGGCCGGCGCGAAGGCGCGCCCGCCGAGATCCGCGCGTTCGACGTCGCGGACGGGCGGATCTCGGGCGAGCGCCGCTTCGCCAGCGGATTCGAGGGCGTGCCGGACGGATTGAAGGTCGATACCGACGGCCGCGTCTATGCCGGAACCGGCGACGGGGTGCGGATCTGGGCCGCGGACGGGCGACCGCTCGGCCACATCCCGACCGAGGGCCCCTGCGCCAACATCGCCTTCGGCGGTGCCGACGGACGGCGGCTGTTCCTGTGCGCGGGCAGGCGGGTGCTGACCGTCGAGACCAAGGTCCGCGGCGCGGCAATCCGCACGTGA
- a CDS encoding L-dopachrome tautomerase-related protein produces MTIRFARRTLLAAAALATVRPMAARPVLAQPATGPGGALDLVVAARAPTTPTGLTRAANGRMFLFMPRFDEKTVFTAGEVFPDGRVAPYPSEAANRPDPARPAETLFHVPNGVFDRKNRLWLLDAGLMASSGEPVPGAAKLVCIDPASDTIVRTISLEPVVTKTSSLNDLRVDVRPERDVAYVTDQGQTGEGALIAVDLASGRAVRRLAGHVSTRSVDGILKIVEGRVLMKREADGTTSPIKGGANGIALSPDGARLYYTPLMSRRLYAVETAALLNPAKDDAAVAETVTDLGEKGLTGGLVADSRDRIYLSLQEFNGIGRRDPDGRIEVIATDPRLIWPDTFWITDEGWLYLSSAQANRRPEHNGGIDRQEPPYAIFRIRIDAGPA; encoded by the coding sequence ATGACGATCCGTTTCGCGCGCCGCACGCTTCTCGCCGCCGCCGCCCTCGCCACCGTAAGACCGATGGCGGCGCGGCCGGTCCTAGCCCAACCGGCGACCGGACCGGGCGGGGCCCTCGACCTCGTCGTTGCCGCGCGGGCGCCGACGACGCCGACCGGGCTGACGCGCGCGGCGAACGGCCGGATGTTCCTGTTCATGCCGCGCTTCGACGAGAAGACGGTGTTCACCGCGGGCGAGGTGTTTCCGGACGGACGCGTCGCGCCCTATCCGAGCGAGGCGGCGAACCGGCCCGATCCGGCCCGTCCCGCCGAGACCCTATTCCACGTCCCCAACGGCGTGTTCGACCGGAAGAACCGCCTCTGGCTCCTCGATGCCGGGCTGATGGCCTCGTCCGGCGAGCCGGTGCCGGGCGCGGCCAAGCTCGTCTGCATCGATCCGGCGAGCGATACGATCGTGCGCACGATTTCCCTAGAACCCGTCGTGACGAAGACCTCCTCGCTCAACGATCTGCGCGTCGATGTCCGGCCCGAGCGTGACGTCGCCTACGTCACCGATCAGGGCCAAACCGGTGAGGGCGCGCTGATCGCCGTCGATCTCGCGAGCGGCCGCGCCGTGCGGCGGCTCGCGGGCCACGTCAGCACGCGATCGGTCGACGGCATCCTGAAGATCGTCGAGGGCCGGGTGCTGATGAAGCGCGAGGCCGACGGCACGACGAGCCCGATCAAGGGCGGCGCCAACGGCATCGCCCTGAGCCCCGACGGCGCGCGGCTGTACTACACGCCGTTGATGAGCCGACGCCTCTACGCGGTCGAGACGGCCGCGCTGCTCAATCCCGCGAAGGACGACGCGGCGGTCGCGGAAACGGTCACGGATCTCGGCGAGAAGGGCCTGACCGGCGGGCTCGTCGCCGATTCGCGCGACCGCATCTATCTCAGCCTGCAAGAGTTCAACGGCATCGGCCGGCGCGACCCGGACGGCCGGATCGAGGTCATCGCCACCGATCCGCGCCTGATCTGGCCGGACACGTTCTGGATCACCGACGAGGGCTGGCTCTATCTATCATCCGCCCAGGCCAACCGCCGACCCGAGCACAACGGCGGCATCGACCGGCAGGAGCCGCCCTACGCGATCTTCCGGATTCGGATCGACGCCGGGCCGGCGTGA
- a CDS encoding GatB/YqeY domain-containing protein — MLRERITAEMKAAMKSGEKQKLSTVRMIQAALKDRDIAARGEGKGETSEEEILALLQKMIKQRQEAAGVYEQGGRPELAESERAEAEIIQTFLPQQLDEAETRAAIADAIAETGAESPKDMGKVIGALKGKYTGRMDFGRASALVKDALAGK; from the coding sequence ATGCTGCGCGAGCGCATCACCGCCGAGATGAAGGCGGCCATGAAGTCCGGCGAGAAGCAGAAGCTCTCGACGGTGCGCATGATCCAGGCGGCGCTCAAGGACCGCGACATCGCCGCGCGCGGCGAGGGCAAGGGCGAGACGAGCGAGGAGGAGATCCTCGCGCTCCTGCAGAAGATGATCAAGCAGCGCCAGGAAGCCGCGGGCGTCTACGAGCAGGGCGGCCGTCCCGAACTCGCCGAGAGCGAGCGCGCCGAGGCCGAGATCATCCAGACCTTCCTGCCGCAGCAGCTCGACGAGGCCGAGACCCGCGCCGCCATCGCCGATGCCATCGCCGAGACCGGCGCCGAGAGCCCGAAGGACATGGGCAAGGTGATCGGCGCGCTGAAGGGCAAGTATACCGGCCGCATGGATTTCGGCCGCGCCAGCGCGCTGGTGAAGGACGCGCTGGCAGGGAAGTAG